The DNA region AGATATTGAACAAACAGAAGTAGCAAGAAAAGTATTCGAAAGATTACATGATAATATAGATCccaatattaattatgatTGGAAACCAAGTTTATCTTCTCTTGggtttaaattttcttttaataattggtttcgatcaaaaaaaaaaaaagtcgAGCAACCAGAGGTTACTGATGATGAGGAAGAGGACGACGATGAAGAAGGAacagaaaatgataatagcGAAGAAGGAacagaaaatgataatagcGAAGAAGGAacagaaaatgataatagcGAAGAAGGAAATGAAAATGGTAATAACGAAGAAGACGAGGAAGTAAATCATAATAAAAGCATTGACCTTGATGATATAAAACAGAAATTTATGGAAGCTTTAGATTTTGTTCATGAAAGaattgaaatattaaaaaatttatttatttcattacaaggtaaaaaaaaaatagtaatgcCACCAGAAGAAAAGATTGCACCAATTTATGAAGAATATGAAAACGATGAATTTTACCCTCCATATTATATACCTCCATTGCTAGTGAAAGAAGATCGATGTATATTTAACAATGCATTTAAACATAGAGAGGaagatttaaatttaagaaCTGCAAGTTATTCAGAAAAGAGAGAACTCACATATGGTTTAGAAGATTTatgtcaaaaaaaatataaccaatgtgaaaaaagttcagtatttttatattatgaaaatggaAATGCAAAAATTGGTGATCCAATTACAGtcgataatttaaatttttatgtaaatagaaaaacatataaaggTATGATACTCAAATCTATATTTGGTAATCCAGAATATACAGAAAATGGATCGAGTTATACTTatgaatatacaaattCGTTAGTTacaatatttcatttacgTAATTCACATACTTATGAACCATATGCTCGAGcctttgaaaaaaaactgATTGAATATGTtagaaattataatattgatCATGCATTAGATCCCGATGAAGAAacaaatgatgataatccACCATATGTTCGTTTTCATGTTTTTGCTGAAAGAAGTTTTGAAGATGAGGTTGATAGAATATCTAAATTAGATAAATTAACattgctattatttttaattggaatatttttaattttgatgtatgtcttatttaataatgttaCTTCTGTTTTGTATAGAAGTAAACCTCTTTGTGCAGTTGTTGGTATACTATGTGGATTTTTAGGATACTTAGCAGGGTCAggctttttattttatataggAATTAAAGCTGTACCTCCTGCAGAAACAGTTCCCTTTTTAGTTATAGGGGTTTGTGTTGATGATGTCtttgttataattaattcatattcattattatttatgatcAAAGATGATAGAAAGAGAATTCAAATGTGTTTAAGAGATAGTGCTGTAGCAATTACAGTAACAACATTAACTAATGTCattgcatttttaattagtGCAATATCCCCGTTTTATGCTATTTTCAgcttttctttatttattactaGTGCACTATTTTTCAGTTACCTATTGGTTATCACAATTTTGGTTagtatattatgtatagaAGCTCGTTTagagaaagaaaaaaaaaatattttttcacctTTCATAAGTTTAGTATCTTCATGTTTTTGTAAAGATTCaagaagtaaaaaaaataatgcagGGGCTAATAATGAGTTATCATTGGACATATTAACTGAAGAAGAACAAGAAAAAGCTTGTGCTGAATATGAAAGTCTTTCCATCTACCAATGgattcataatttatatctatTTGAAGAATCCATTAATAAGAAGAAAGATAAACCCTCTTCAAAATCAAAAAAGAAAGGAGATGATCAATGCACCATTGTGGATGTCGCTCCAGGAGGTCGAGATTCTAAAGGGTGCAAACAAACCTCAAAGCATCgatcaaattataaagataATTCAAAATCTATAACAAATTCGGATAATAATtcgaagaaaaatattaaaggTTCTACATCGAAAGTATATCCCTCCAATACGAACcaaaaagatgaaaatgacAACTCAAGCAATTATAcacattataatataaacggcggtacaaataaaaaggataGTGGTAGTGCATCTATTGGAAATGTAGAGCACACTGGAAGAACAGCAGAAAGCGATAATGCAAATAACAATTATGAATTACATGTAGATTTAAGAAGTATTGAAGTAAATTCAAGTAGCTCTATATTACATACATCAAATGAAATATCATCATGCTTGAATGATAGTAATACAcctcaaaattataaagaagATAAGGATGATTcgaaaaaaggaaatggTAATGATGGAcataataatgaagaagGAAATCGtaacaaaacaaaaaataatgaaattagTACTTATACAAAAGGtgaaaatcaaaaaatatatatgttaaatgctcatgataatatattattttataaatatatatataaagaaccAAAAGGAAATATAGGAAAATGTTTCCGTaaacttataaaaaattattatataccaTTCTTATCATCAAGAATAGGAAAAgcatttgtatatttattatttacatgtattattattttatcattttatgGTTgtacatttataaaaaaaggaataagATATGTTAAATCATTCCCAACAGATTCATATATACGAATGTTTATTGAACAAAGAGAAATACATTTCCCAAATCTCGGAGATATAATTGAAGTTTATTACGTTGATAAAAACTttgcaaataaatatcGAAAATTACgtaatgaatattttgatGATGATATATCAAATTCATATCTagcattttcatttttaaaaaatctagatgaaaatgaagTAATTCAAGATATTGAACCAGCAAATACAAATATCAAATGGGAAAAAACTTCAatccataaaaaattaaaacaagTTCATGAAACCCTTGATCAACAAGATTTTGTATCTGGTATATCAAAtggttttaatttttttgtagagGCTAATAGTAGTAAATTAGAAAGTGAAGACCCTGaagttttttataatacatttatgGATTGggtaaaaaatgattatacaggaaatatgtttaaagatgattttatatttttaaataaacagCTAGTAGCATggaaatttaaatatgtgcAAAGAACTACTGATGATTCAGAATATTCCTCTAGATGGTTAAAAACATGTAATGAAATTGCAAAAATtgaagatgaaaatattcGATTACTTTGTTATCATATAAGTTATATCTTTTATGAAACGGATGAAATCATTATGGAAATAACTCTTAAAACTATGGGAATAACTATTGTtgctatattatttgtaacTGCTTATATAGTTCAAGGATTTAGTTCATGCTTTATTATAGCTATGATTATATTACTTATCGATTTATCCATTTTTGGATTTATGTGTTTGTGCGGAATAACAGtgaatattatttctatGGTTATCCTAGTTCTTTCAATTGGTAAGTTTTAAGTTACTTTTCCTATTGTACCTATTAAAATAAGTTTATATTTGTCCTTCTTTttacaataatttttttttttttttgttcagGTTTCTCTATCGACCATACGTCGCACATTGTACAGGCATTCACACACAGTGTTGGAAGAACTCGGAACGaaaagtaataatttttactaaacgtgcaaataaaatgtttcgCCACTTTACATTAGTTATATACTCATTTTCacttccttttttttctccaCCTCAGGATGAAAGAAAGTTTGTATTTGATGATGGGACCTGTTTTACACAGTGGTTTATCAACATGGTGTATTATAAGTaccttatttttttcaaacaaAGATTTTACTGTCATATTCTTTCAAACACTATCTTTGGTAAGTACACAAAAAAGGATATTCCAATGTCTggcatgcatatattactatttttttttaaaatgggTTTTGTATggaaaaatacatattgaTATTTCTACCATTTTCTTATCtctcatttattttttttttttttttttttacaattgtaggttttatttttttccgtAATATATTCTTCCATGTTTTTACCAGTTCTTCTTTCAAGTATTGGTCCATTATAgatcttttaaaatatatataatttttttttctttttaattatttattttatatacatattttatatattcatgcATAAAAGcgaatattattatgaaaaattaaaattattttttatttatttataattatatttttttttaactaacCTTTTATTGattaattcattttgttgGATTActcttttaaattttactTTCAATCCTAAAAATTtacacacatataaatGGTATATATGTGTTTTTAGGTTTATCagttttttattctatctatatattcaataaatacgatgttattttattatgttattTATCACGCTTGGTTAAATTTAAGTATTGGCTTATAAGTTTGCACACAATTgggtaaaataaattacaatTCAATGTAGCTATAAATGTGTGtgtgaaaaattaaaaaaaaaaaatatgtatatatatatgcacgggtcataaaataaaaggtattttaaaaaattactaCACCCTTAGTAATAAACATGCGAATATACACATTTCATACATATGATATAATTTACAAAGTgttatgtttttttgtctttatttatgaacatgcaatgtatatatgcaaaatcAGCTAGctaattaaagaaaaaaaaaaaataaacaaatagaATGGTAGAATAATGCTGATTAAAAATGGCTAGACAATCACAACTATACAGTTGTAATTAAATATGGTATTTTGAtaagatgaaaatattacaatAGGTCAGTGTTGATGTTTGTTCCTTGATTTAATATaacaacatttttaaacataCTGAGCATGCTCATCTTcccaaataattatttttggaTCTCTTTTACAAAAAGCTCTAACTGCTAAAGCTAAGTTATCATTATCATCCATCATTCTTCCTTTACATCCaagtttaatatttttaggaATATTTTCtggatttttataaattatttttttaacgtCTTGAACAGTTACATCATCatctaaataaaattttgtacCATTAACCCATTTTTGGTTATTTactaaattttttgtataattcacatatttatcaatataattatcattgttgttattatcatttggaATATTATCTATACGAGGATATAGTTTTTCATCATtgatgtaaaaaaaatatcctAATTTTGTATCTGCTCGATATCTAGTTGACCATATAACACCgggaaataatattaacataacatattttatatggcTTTGtgcataataaaatgaatgatATACTTTCTTAAATCTATAATTCACATCACGGAAAATACTACTCCAAATATACCTTCTGTACATTTTGGCTTAAACTCTGAGCGTCTTGTAAATAGGTGtgaaatatgatatatgcTTTGTATAGTTAAAACTActtgttttataaaaatgtactttttttctttgtttCGTTGTTAaagattattatattatcatgtTATATATCGTATGAATGCTTAATTTCCTTGCCAATATTTTGTGGTACTTTCCCTAGGCATACCAATTATTTTACTAAGGctttttgttattaaaaaacatattttctttcatgttttaaattcacactattattactacgcacacatatatataaaatgtaatacaaatttatgctttaactatttttatatctcctaaaaaaattttttaataaataaaataaactaatatgtttatttttgatgaaAATTGTGTTAATTAATAGTAGGAAAAAAgtactattattttattcctCCTTTGGTTGATgcctttatattttttaatatcatatagccatattaataatatttttttaattcacaATATAGTGCGCATATATTCACAAGGTAAAATTTCTTAATAGGTGtataatattctttatgcatatataggGGAAATAGGctatacataatttttttcccttttgttatttttaggaattattttgctttattttttacattgcAATTATCTTAAGCATGGgacatatttttgataaaatttgtGTATTATTAAAGTATTACATTTAGCTAATTTTAGGaaagtttatttttattttcaatatatgaatatagtttttcctatatttttattttttattgatcAACTAGTATGAAATACAAAAGAGCATAGTGTATACTACATACATAATATgcaatttaaaataatgaaacgaataatgtaaaaagataaaacaaatttacttgattatttaacactatttcaaaatatttaaaaaaaattaacaaaacaTGTTGTAGGTAACATTTATGTcacttatttttaatgaaaaatatgtgtgtgatatttttcattatatgtaCAAGGGAACGTTAAAATTATGGAGagaataaaacaaaaaatatcgtAATgctaacataaaaattgttaagacaattattaattaaaaattatatgatatttcttttaacaAGCTTGTGAGTAAACTGcataatattaacaatgATTTATACTTTGTTTCTCTCTTTCGGTAATTGGTTGACAAAATTCAAACAACAAATATGTCTGCTATTAGTAGAGCATGATCTGATGGATATGTTTGTGTTGGTAAACTTTCTATATTCCTgttatgaaataaaaaataaaatatatataaaagctTTGCACACACatttgttcatataaaaagtattttatcatttttttactcTATATCATTTGGGACAATTTGGGCAGATAAAGGAACGAGCcctttataaaaaatataatcaatGCATCCACTAAATAACTTAGTTTTGTTTGTAAAAAGAGGTTCCCTTCCATTTACCTGAGAATAACCAAAAAAATGGTCGAACTTTTGTATACGTAGAACAATATTTtcctattatatataataaaaaaatataatggtaataatgtttttaaaaatgctCAATTTTTACATCATTGAAAATGCTTTTAAATGGGTCTACAATTAAGTCTgggtatatttttaattttggaTTTTTTCGTAGCACAGcctaataattaaaaagggGTTTTACATAGGTAtgtcatttttaatataaaaagtggaaaaaaatatttttt from Plasmodium chabaudi chabaudi strain AS genome assembly, chromosome: 2 includes:
- a CDS encoding Niemann-Pick type C1-related protein, putative, whose amino-acid sequence is MFFGKIAGFISKLKHKSLDKFSNCLYKYAGFVYDRPYTVIFFSLLGCALLSTGFYYKENEKDVFKLYSISNEYTYDNSKMINDFFLRNRNAIILIESNFNLLQEHILTELKIFEDKIYDLEVDCSEVIECRPDDYADIEQTEVARKVFERLHDNIDPNINYDWKPSLSSLGFKFSFNNWFRSKKKKVEQPEVTDDEEEDDDEEGTENDNSEEGTENDNSEEGTENDNSEEGNENGNNEEDEEVNHNKSIDLDDIKQKFMEALDFVHERIEILKNLFISLQGKKKIVMPPEEKIAPIYEEYENDEFYPPYYIPPLLVKEDRCIFNNAFKHREEDLNLRTASYSEKRELTYGLEDLCQKKYNQCEKSSVFLYYENGNAKIGDPITVDNLNFYVNRKTYKGMILKSIFGNPEYTENGSSYTYEYTNSLVTIFHLRNSHTYEPYARAFEKKLIEYVRNYNIDHALDPDEETNDDNPPYVRFHVFAERSFEDEVDRISKLDKLTLLLFLIGIFLILMYVLFNNVTSVLYRSKPLCAVVGILCGFLGYLAGSGFLFYIGIKAVPPAETVPFLVIGVCVDDVFVIINSYSLLFMIKDDRKRIQMCLRDSAVAITVTTLTNVIAFLISAISPFYAIFSFSLFITSALFFSYLLVITILVSILCIEARLEKEKKNIFSPFISLVSSCFCKDSRSKKNNAGANNELSLDILTEEEQEKACAEYESLSIYQWIHNLYLFEESINKKKDKPSSKSKKKGDDQCTIVDVAPGGRDSKGCKQTSKHRSNYKDNSKSITNSDNNSKKNIKGSTSKVYPSNTNQKDENDNSSNYTHYNINGGTNKKDSGSASIGNVEHTGRTAESDNANNNYELHVDLRSIEVNSSSSILHTSNEISSCLNDSNTPQNYKEDKDDSKKGNGNDGHNNEEGNRNKTKNNEISTYTKGENQKIYMLNAHDNILFYKYIYKEPKGNIGKCFRKLIKNYYIPFLSSRIGKAFVYLLFTCIIILSFYGCTFIKKGIRYVKSFPTDSYIRMFIEQREIHFPNLGDIIEVYYVDKNFANKYRKLRNEYFDDDISNSYLAFSFLKNLDENEVIQDIEPANTNIKWEKTSIHKKLKQVHETLDQQDFVSGISNGFNFFVEANSSKLESEDPEVFYNTFMDWVKNDYTGNMFKDDFIFLNKQLVAWKFKYVQRTTDDSEYSSRWLKTCNEIAKIEDENIRLLCYHISYIFYETDEIIMEITLKTMGITIVAILFVTAYIVQGFSSCFIIAMIILLIDLSIFGFMCLCGITVNIISMVILVLSIGFSIDHTSHIVQAFTHSVGRTRNEKMKESLYLMMGPVLHSGLSTWCIISTLFFSNKDFTVIFFQTLSLVLFFSVIYSSMFLPVLLSSIGPL
- a CDS encoding ATP synthase-associated protein, putative gives rise to the protein MYRRYIWSSIFRDVNYRFKKVYHSFYYAQSHIKYVMLILFPGVIWSTRYRADTKLGYFFYINDEKLYPRIDNIPNDNNNNDNYIDKYVNYTKNLVNNQKWVNGTKFYLDDDVTVQDVKKIIYKNPENIPKNIKLGCKGRMMDDNDNLALAVRAFCKRDPKIIIWEDEHAQYV